The following proteins are encoded in a genomic region of Porphyrobacter sp. CACIAM 03H1:
- a CDS encoding YgfZ/GcvT domain-containing protein — protein MATHLSSRALVRLSPLDEGEDVAAFLQGLVTNDVMGPLPCYAALLSAQGKHLFDFLVWRDAAGLLLDCEAAHADELVKRLSMYRLRRKIAIARDESLAVHWSPEPQEGAVADPRLPELGHRWLAAAEGGSADAEWLAHRLALGVPEGRAEMGDILWLETNAVELNGVSFTKGCYVGQENTARMNWRQKVNRRLVVVPLAASDEARRTAAHPDLGLAVDHLRVEGLDPATLPAWQGAGVAAPEG, from the coding sequence ATGGCAACGCACCTCTCCTCCCGCGCGCTCGTCCGCCTCTCGCCCCTCGACGAGGGCGAGGACGTCGCGGCCTTCCTCCAGGGCCTCGTCACCAACGACGTCATGGGCCCGCTGCCCTGCTATGCCGCGCTGCTGAGCGCGCAGGGCAAGCACCTGTTCGACTTCCTCGTGTGGCGCGATGCGGCAGGGCTGCTACTCGATTGCGAGGCCGCCCATGCCGACGAGCTGGTCAAGCGCCTGTCGATGTACCGCCTGCGCCGCAAGATCGCCATCGCGCGCGACGAGAGCCTCGCGGTGCACTGGAGCCCGGAGCCGCAGGAGGGGGCCGTCGCCGATCCGCGCCTGCCGGAGCTTGGCCACCGCTGGCTCGCCGCTGCCGAAGGCGGGAGCGCCGATGCCGAATGGCTGGCGCACCGCCTCGCCCTCGGCGTGCCCGAGGGGCGGGCCGAGATGGGCGACATCCTCTGGCTCGAAACCAATGCCGTCGAACTCAACGGCGTGAGCTTCACCAAGGGCTGCTATGTCGGGCAGGAGAACACCGCGCGGATGAACTGGCGCCAGAAGGTCAACCGCCGGCTGGTGGTGGTGCCGCTCGCCGCCTCGGACGAGGCGCGGCGCACGGCGGCCCATCCCGATCTCGGCCTTGCGGTCGATCACCTGAGGGTGGAAGGCCTCGATCCCGCCACGCTGCCCGCATGGCAGGGTGCAGGGGTGGCGGCGCCCGAGGGCTAG
- the pyrC gene encoding dihydroorotase, translated as MSSPDRITIRRPDDWHLHFRDNAIMREVVPYTARQFARAIVMPNLTPPVTTTELGAAYRERILAAVPEGVRFTPLMTCYLTDNTDADDLARGAAEGVFTAAKMYPANATTNSAAGVTNVEKLYPVLARMEAEDIVLCIHGEVTDHSVDVFDREKEFIERHLRGIVAAFPKLRIVFEHITTSDAVDFVTAAGPQVAATITPQHLHINRNAMLVGGIQPHNYCLPVAKRETHRLALRAAATSGNPKFFLGTDSAPHLRKDKESACGCAGIFGAPYALESYVTVFDEEGALDRFEGFASLHGPAFYKLPVNEESVTLERAEVAVPPVLHVTGEEIVPWHGGQTIGWKFLG; from the coding sequence ATGTCATCCCCCGACCGCATCACCATCCGCCGCCCCGACGACTGGCACCTGCATTTCCGCGACAACGCGATCATGCGCGAGGTGGTGCCCTACACCGCGCGCCAGTTCGCCCGGGCGATCGTGATGCCCAACCTCACCCCGCCGGTGACGACGACCGAGTTGGGCGCGGCCTATCGCGAGCGCATCCTCGCCGCGGTGCCCGAGGGCGTGCGCTTCACGCCGCTGATGACCTGCTACCTCACCGACAACACCGACGCAGACGATCTCGCGCGCGGCGCGGCCGAGGGGGTGTTCACTGCCGCCAAGATGTATCCCGCCAACGCCACCACCAATTCGGCTGCGGGGGTGACGAATGTCGAGAAGCTCTATCCCGTGCTCGCGCGGATGGAGGCCGAGGACATCGTGCTGTGCATCCACGGCGAGGTCACCGATCACTCGGTCGACGTGTTCGACCGGGAAAAGGAATTCATCGAGAGGCACTTGCGCGGCATTGTTGCGGCCTTTCCGAAACTCAGGATCGTGTTCGAGCACATCACCACCTCGGACGCGGTGGACTTCGTGACCGCCGCCGGGCCGCAGGTCGCCGCGACCATCACCCCGCAGCACCTCCACATCAATCGCAACGCCATGCTGGTGGGCGGGATCCAGCCGCACAACTACTGCCTCCCCGTCGCCAAGCGCGAGACGCACCGGCTGGCCTTGCGGGCGGCCGCGACGAGCGGGAATCCCAAGTTCTTCCTCGGCACCGACTCCGCGCCGCACCTCAGGAAGGACAAGGAAAGCGCCTGCGGCTGCGCGGGGATTTTCGGGGCGCCCTATGCTCTCGAGAGCTACGTCACCGTCTTCGACGAGGAGGGCGCGCTCGACCGGTTCGAAGGCTTCGCCTCGCTCCACGGCCCGGCCTTCTACAAGCTCCCCGTCAACGAGGAGAGCGTGACGCTCGAACGCGCCGAGGTGGCGGTGCCGCCGGTGCTGCACGTGACAGGCGAGGAGATCGTCCCCTGGCACGGTGGGCAGACGATCGGGTGGAAATTCCTGGGCTGA
- the rarD gene encoding EamA family transporter RarD: MSTPAPAPAVATPPASGLAPAIGAYLIWGFLPLYLMLVRSVPAFEFVGWRIIWTLPLCLAIVAVRRQFPELLAALKSPKSLLALLASSVLIGGNWFIYVWAIMAGEVYATSLGYYLNPLLNVLLGTLFLGERLSRRQWVAVAIASVAVALLAAGAVTSLWISLSLALSFALYGLVRKQVAVGSLPGLTIESAILLPVAGAVVAWYAAGPQGSAFGQDAAMSALIVFSGVVTAVPLLMFAIAARRMDYSTLGFIQYLAPTIVFILGLTVFKQPLAPAKLASFVLIWVAVGVFVWDLWARRRAG, from the coding sequence ATGAGCACCCCTGCGCCCGCCCCTGCCGTCGCCACGCCGCCTGCCTCGGGCCTCGCGCCCGCGATCGGGGCCTATCTGATCTGGGGCTTCCTGCCGCTCTACCTGATGCTGGTCCGGAGCGTCCCCGCCTTCGAATTCGTCGGCTGGCGGATCATCTGGACCTTGCCGCTGTGCCTCGCCATCGTCGCGGTGCGCCGCCAGTTTCCCGAGCTCCTTGCGGCACTCAAGTCCCCGAAGAGCCTGCTCGCCCTGCTGGCGAGCAGCGTGCTGATCGGCGGGAACTGGTTCATCTACGTCTGGGCGATCATGGCGGGCGAGGTCTATGCGACGAGCCTCGGCTATTACCTAAACCCGCTGCTCAACGTGCTGCTGGGCACGCTGTTCCTCGGCGAGCGCCTGTCGCGCCGGCAGTGGGTGGCGGTGGCAATCGCCTCGGTCGCCGTGGCGCTGCTGGCGGCGGGCGCGGTCACGAGCCTGTGGATCAGCCTCAGTCTTGCCCTGAGCTTTGCGCTCTATGGCCTTGTAAGGAAACAGGTTGCCGTCGGCTCGCTACCCGGTCTCACGATCGAGAGCGCGATCCTGCTGCCGGTCGCAGGCGCGGTGGTCGCGTGGTATGCGGCCGGACCGCAAGGCTCCGCCTTCGGGCAGGATGCGGCGATGAGCGCGCTGATCGTCTTCTCCGGCGTCGTCACCGCCGTCCCCCTGCTGATGTTCGCGATCGCCGCGCGGCGGATGGATTACTCGACGCTCGGCTTCATCCAGTACCTTGCGCCGACCATCGTCTTCATCCTCGGCCTGACCGTGTTCAAGCAGCCCCTCGCGCCCGCCAAGCTGGCGAGCTTCGTGCTGATCTGGGTGGCCGTGGGCGTGTTCGTGTGGGACCTGTGGGCGAGGCGGCGGGCGGGCTGA